The Acinonyx jubatus isolate Ajub_Pintada_27869175 chromosome F2, VMU_Ajub_asm_v1.0, whole genome shotgun sequence DNA window CTATTAAGGAAGGGAAAGTTTTACAGGGTCAAATAGAAAGAGCTAAGAAACTATATTTAGACGTCCTTAAGAAGCTTGTTTAGAGGATGGTGTCACAAGATTGTGAAGTCCTGTCCTTTAAGGTGGGGGTGGAAAGCAAGAAGTAGGAGCATAATTTGTATTACAGCACAGTTATTAACAGCTCTGACTCTTAAGTCAGAGGGCCTGGATTTGATCCTGTTATAGCTCTTGTTAGCTCTGTGACTTGGTACAACTTAGTCTCCATGACCCAAAGTGATGCCCTAATCTATATGAGTCCGGATATTTCTCATGAGCTCCGTTCCCTACCTTCTGGATAACTTTGTTTGGGTGTCCTGCAGGATCTCCAACGTATCCAAAATTTAATCTACTATTTGTCCAATCCCCAAGCTTATTATCTCTGTATTTCCATTCTTAGTGAATGAAAGCATGTATGTAGAAACCCAAGCCAGAATGCTCATGTTTATCTAAATGCCTTCATTTCTTTCACACCTAACTTCTCATTGTGACCAATTGTATCAATTCTCATTGCATTAATTCTTACCTCCCAATTTCACCTCTAGTACTTACCTCCTGCCCAACTTTACTGCTGCCATCTTGGAGTAGGTTTCAATCATCTCTTACCTGCACTACTGCTCTCATATGGCCTCCACTCAGCTCCCTTGTACCTGGCCTTGAGCCAGAAATCCCCAGTTCAGATTTGTGGATCAGGGACCCAGgtaagggggaggggagacagttGGCAGAAGAGAAAGTGGAAGCAGTTGTCCATTGGCTGGAATTTGGCACAATCACATAGTAACCagattgggtgggtgggggcacctCTCCACACTCCCACTTCTAATGGTCAAAACAATCCTGGTCTGCCTAATTTGGAATTAGTGAGACACGTTGACTGAAATTTCTGTATTAGAAGGGCCTAAGTGGTATAGGAAAGAGGACACAGAACTTTCAGAGacattccccaccccactcccccagaACATCCTGCTTTTGTGGTGGGGAACTTCCtctggataaaagaaaaaaatacctgagTCTCTACTCTTGCCCATACACCATGCTTGAATCTATCCTTCATACCACCAACAAAGTGAATTTATGAACAATTTTAATCTTGCCATCCTGCAGATCGAACTTTACAATATTAGGATAAAACCTACATTTCTTATCAGGGCTTTAAAGTGCCTCCACAATCTGGTCCtgcctattttcttctctagCCTTAAACCTTACCTCCTTCCTCAGTCTCCGTTGCAGaaggatgaaataaaagaagGTACTACTCCCTCTATTCCAGGAAAGACAGCATTGCTCTTAAGAGGAGAACCTCTTTTGTTTAGAGAAAGACATTATTGTGTCTCTGGATTATGCAGAGGCAGTGGCACCGAGCTTGGTGAGAAATAAGCAGGTTAAGACAAAGGGAAATAGTGCTGAAATCCCACAGCAGGTGCAAGCTTGGAAATCAGTATGACAGAAGCAGTGATTAACAATGCAGATAAGTCATATGAGAAGCAGGCAGGGAGCTAACAAGGGGAGAGTTATAAGACTGTATAGACCATTGTGAGGATTTTGACTtttattcagaggaaaaaaatcatagaaggaTTTTGAACAAAGTGATATGAtcttatgtttttaaaggatCTGGCTAATGTTGAGAGTAGACCGGAcaagggtggaagcagggagacaaaTTAAGAAGACAGTGAAATAATCGCACAGGAGGTGATGGTGGCTTGAGCTGTGAATGGTCTAGGTGGGCCAGGGTGGGAAGGTAAAGGGTGGTAAAGATGGTGAGAAGTGGTCAAATTCTGGATACTTTGCAAGGTATATCCAACAGGATGTACTAGTGGGCTGGATGTGGGATATGAGCAAAGAAAAGGAGTCAAAGATTACTTCAGGTTTTCTGGCCTGAGCAACTGGTAGAACAAAGTTGATTTTGAGCTGAAAAGAGGATACTGTGCCAAGCTCTAGTTGGAAATATTGAAATTCAATTTGTACACATTAGGATTGAGCTAATCATTAGGCACATATCCTGTAGAGATGACTACCATGTTGCTGAGTGTGCAAGCCTGGAGTACAAGGGACAGGTCAGGCTGGAGGTCTATATTTGAGAATTGTCCTCATAGAGGTGGCATTCGAAACCTTGAGATCACCAAGGAAGTGAGTATAGATTGAGCAGGGAAAAGGACCCAGGCTGAGCCTTGCACAGTCCAATGTTAAGAAGCTGGGGAGAAGAGCAAGTGCCAGCAAAAGAGATTGAGAGGCAGCAGTGGTGATGTAGAAGGAAAACCAGAGAGTTGTTTCCAGAAGTAAAGTGAAGAAAACATATGAATAAGGATTGACTGACTATTCTAGCATGTCCAATGTAGCAGATAGAACAAGTATTTTGGAACCAATAATTGATTATTAGATTGAACACTATGGAAGTCATTGGTGACACAAGGATAGTTTTAATAAATTGTGAAGGTAAGACCTGTTTGGATTGGGttcaagagaaaacaggaaacagaatTAGAGATAGGCAACATACACAATTCTTCCAAGGAGTTTTACTTAGGGGGAGTGGAGAAATGGAGTGGTTATGGGGTCaagagattgtattttttttttaaattttttttcaacgttttttatttatttttgggacagagagagacagagcatgaacgggggaggggcagagagagagggagacacagaatcggaaacaggctccaggctccgagccatcggcccagagcctgacgcggggctcgaactcacggactgcgagatcgtgacccggctgaagtcggacgctcaaccgactgcgccacccaggcgccccaagagattgtattttttaaggtAGAATAAATAACAAACACTGTTCAGATTTATTATAATAAGCACTTACATATTTGCTTTCTGAATTCATGTGACTACAGTTTGATAATAGGTCTTGTGACATTTGTTGTCTGAAATTTTCTTTAGTCTccgaaaatatatgtaaaattgttATTGTTTACAATGTAAAAATTTATACTGCATTATTCATACTGAGGTTTGATATGTAGTCTATGAATCTAAGTTATTTAGAAGATGGCATCATTATCCTCAGTAACAGTATAAATGACAGTATACGAAGCTTCCATGTGGTTCTCTTATACAGTGTACTAGGCATTAGGCTGCTTCAGAGACTTCATCTTGTATAAACACAATAGCAACACAGGGGAAGTAATAATTATTGCCATTTTCAGACAAGGCAATtgagtctcagagaagttaaTGAACTCTGCAAGGATACGGAGATTCCGAAAGAAGATCCATAATGCAAAACCAATCTATTTGAACCCAGACCTAGGCTACTGGTCGCTGTGCCCTTAAAGTCAATATGGTGAGTGTCTGCTGGACCCACAGTACTCTGAAATCTGGAACCTTGGTTCTCAACCCTGATGGTATGTTAGATTAAGGTGGTGCCAGGACTCCACCCAAGACCTGTCTCTAGATACAGCACATTACCGTCTGTAGTTTTTAAAGCCCCACAGGTGATCCCAATGTGATTTGAGATTCTAGTGTGGTTCTCACTGGTTGTAAACCACTGAGCTCTATATTCCAGGAGGTTCCAGGGAAGAGTTGAACTCAATGGCGTTATCACTACCAAATAACTGAGACCTCATCTGACCCTCATCATGCTGAGGGAAACCTTTTAGACACTGCCTTAAAAGCCTCACTATaaattaccttaaaataaaacactataaataaGCTTTCCCTTACAGCCTCCAGTCCCTACAAGTGACCCCGCTTGACCCTCCCATCTGAAGACTGACCCCTGCCATGGATGTGGTATTAATCCTGTCCTTCATCGAACAGAATTATTTAAGGAGCTTTAGTTTTCTAACCCCTTGACTCAACATCAAGGTATGAATAACAATAACCATGTATCAAGGACTTACgtgtgccaggcatggtgttAAGTGCTTTACGTGTGTTAACTCAATCCTCACCCTGACATTATGAGGTAGATGCCCTGATAAtactcatcttacagatgaagaaacagaatcaTAGAGAAACTAAATAACACGGCCTACGTCACCCTGCTAACCAACAGAACCCAGATTTTCACTGGGTTCTGCTTGACCACAGAGTCTGTATTCCTGGTCCCTCACTACTCAACATCTCCACAGGCATGCCCCGGAGCTTCCTCACTGCAAGATGGAGTTTTTCCTTCTTACCACAAATCCTCCTCTTCTCCTGTTCTTTCCCAGCTAAAATCACGTCCTCACACTCATCATTTAAATTGATATCTCTAGATGATCCTTGACACCCATCACCCACAGCAATTAATTGGTCCCTATTATGTCCTTTGGAATGTTCCCCTCAGTGGCTCTCAAATCTTTCAGATCCTCGTGTGTTTCTTTTCAAGATTAGTTTACTAACTCCTGtaaagagtgcctgggtggctcagtgaagcgtccgacttcagctcaggtcatgatcttgcagtttgtgagttcgagccccaggtcgggctctgtgctgacagctcagagcctgaatcctgctttggattctgtgtctgcccctcccctgctcatgctcatgctctgtctctcaaaaataaataaacgttttttattaaaaaaaaaaaaaaagtcttcctatCCTGTCTTATCTTTTTCAATCCAGATTCCACTTCACTGGTTCTAGATTTGATcatctatctctctgtccctcccctgttctgtctctctgtctctcaaaaataaacaaatgtttaaaaaaaaaaagtcttcctatCCTGTCTTATCTTTTCCAATCCAGATCCCACTTCACTGGTTCTAGATTTCATCACTTGGTAATGCTAATTTGAGATTGCATGGGGCTTAAAATACTTCAGTGATGCAATGACTCCCATATGATAAACCACCAATTCCTTCACAATGTAGCTCTGACTTACTTCTTTAAAGGCCTGCCCTACTGTTCCCTAGCCATTGTCCTTACCCTATAGACACTGTATATTCTTctctcaaactcataaactgaggGCCTATAAACAACCCCACCCCATGCTACACCACGTTGGTTCACCCAGTACtagtgtgtgtgaatgtatgcatgtgtgtgtgtgtcttaacaGTTACCATTTAAAGAATTAGGAGAGTTCATGTAAAAATCCACATTTCCTACTTCTCTTGAAACATTACTTCACCAGTTGCCCTAGGTCTCACCACCCCATGTTGTACCCCCAAACCCAACTCACCTCACACATTTGAGTGACCTGTATGACCCTGCAGACATCTGAGTTTGTGATCTCTACTCTGGACTGGTAGAAGGTCTCTACATGTATAGTGTATCTTCATGCCTCTGTAATTTTGTTCACATTGTTTCTTCAGATCAGAGTACCCTTTCTCCACCTGGTAAGgttctctttatctttgaaaaaaaacagataaaggaTCACCATTTCCGTGAAGTTCTTCCAATAAAAGCGGTCACCCTTTGCTCAATGATCATTCCAttaagctttatttatatttctaatatagCTCTCcacaaacttttaaaacagtTGTATATATGTGTTCTCCTGGCTAGATTGGGAAACCTGGAAAGTAAGCTCTGTCTTGCTCAGCTTTCTACCCTCACCCACATTGTCTACCATCACGCTTTGCCCATTATATACCTTCCAAGAACACTGAGTAAATTCACTTGAAATCAGAAGCTCTTTTTTGTTCTGTATTCAAgtctttttattcctatttttgtgAAACTGAATGATTAAAGGACTTAGTAGTTTATGTATAAAGGATCAGTGAAATTATTGTTTCATAAAAGCTTTGAGCAAATGTAAGTTTCTGAAGTCTTGAGTAAAAGTATACAGATGATTATGAGAGTTGGTCCTACCTGACTCCTAAGTGCATAATGCAAAGAAGTATATAAATACAACTCCCTTCCCTCCCTAGGATTGCCCATAAGAATCAAGTAAAAACGAATATAGTTTCAAAACACTTTCACACTGATGACACATTTCATAGGTGGTAATTACTTCATTAATCACCTCCCAACCTTCACTTACAGTTTCTAATCTCATGTTTTCATAGGAAGCTCACATTGTAAACTGCTTTTTCTACTATATCTTTATCTTTGAGACtctatctccatttcttttgCACTTTCTATTACAATAGAAGAATACTGAACTCCTAAGAATTTAGATCTAGGTTGAGAAAGAAGATAgaacatttcttataaaatgcACACTAGGTAGCATACAGAACTTGCTCTAGGGAAGGAATGCCCAAAGTAGAcataagaaggaaacaaaaattttacacTCTCTTCTGGAGATGTAGGAATGAAGAGCCACAGGCCGCAGTTGCCGAAGTGAGATCTCAGAAAGAATGACCAGATTCTGTTGGGAGCTGCCTCTGTTTTTTGCCAAGACCATCTGCTGACAgccccaagccccaggcagtgGACCGCAAAGCCTGTTAATATTGAAACTCCAATAACATTTTACTGTCTCCACTTTGTCTCCTTCTATCAGAATTGAACGTGGAGCAAGTGTGCACAGAGGAGCAGAAAAACTCCCTGGACAGTTGTAAATTAGCCTGATCCTGGGCTAAGCTCATGGGCATCTCTAAAGAACCCCATTTCTTCCCAAGGGCATTCCAAGTGGGGTGAAAGGAATCTAACGGGAACCAAACAGTCTGCAGTGTATCTACGTTCCGGGAAAGTATGCCAGAAATTTCAGACTCAGATTTAAATCTTGATTTGTAATAGTCTTCTTTCCTTGTGATCCAATTTCCTCTTAATCAAGAAAGATTTTGTCTCCGTTAACCTTATCAGATGCTGTTGAACTCTGAGTACACATCTGACAGATTTCTAGGTAGAGTATTAAATCATCTCCCAAATTGTTTTAATCTTAGGAGGTAAATGACCTACATGATGAAAAACTGacatcaacatattttttttaaataaatttgtctCACCATTAGAATTAACTGACTTTCATGCCCTTTTTTATGCTCTTAGACAGCAATTCTCAATCAATATTGATTAGAGGAAAGGATACAGTTCCGAAGTCTATAGACTATTGTATGAGAAAAAATTCAATTTGTCTTACTTTAAGAAATTATTCAGTGCTGAGTTCTGAGCATTTTATCTGGTTTAGTATACTTCATAtctggttctttttctctccaaatgaCCTATCTATctagtccttttttaaaaactgtatttcaatCTTTGTTCCGAGAATCGAATGCATGGCTTTTTCTACATCAACCTAAAGGAAGGgtatgttattaaaaacaaaaggtcaTGTGGGGTTTGCTTCTGATAGCGTTCacttattttgtctttaaatgatcttttttgaaacaaaatatttttcaacatatttgaaaagattttttgtaataataatttccgaaagtcagtgtgtgtgtgtaggtcttaatttaaagcttaaaaaaaaaaattggaccaAAAATTTGACCATCGTCTTATATATCAATATGACCTGTCTATACAACAATTCAAGCTTGGGACTGGAAAACCTGCCCTTTGTCTCCCCCTTACctgggcctcggttttctcatctggaaaattaaGGTTGGAGGAGGTGATTCTAAGGTCTGTATCAAATAGAGGTGAAGACAATAGAAAAAGGTAATAGGATCTTTGATAACTAGAGTAAAAAGCACAAGTTTTGAATgagacagatctgggtttgaatcgcGGATATTATTAGCTGTAGGAAGTGAGATTTCAATGtactcctctataaaatgggactaatcAAGAGCCCTTTTGAGATTTAAATGAGAACAAGCCAATAATATTCCTAGAACAATTTGTGCACATATTTTACGCCGCTATAAATGGTAGGACCATATTTTAAGGTCAAGAAGAACATAGGGCTGAGCACATGATCAAATCTAGTCATTTCCACTCTGGCACTTGAGAAGAAAGGGAGTGCGTATCACTGTCCTTTACCAGCAGAGACGTCCGTCTGCCGTGATGAAACTGGAGACGTCAGGGTTTAAAAAAAGCACACCATCGCGGGGAAGGCACCACATCTTGGCAAGAAATATTTCACATAGTTTCCACGGTCACCAAACTCTTCCCACCCCACACCCTGCTTCTATTTAAATCGCAGGCACTCCACAGGTGGACAGTCGCTTCAGCCAGTGCCCGGGCTACCGGCAGAGAAGAGAAGGGTGGCATGGctctgggagagaagggaagagaggagggccCAGCCAAGCGTGCCCTCCGGAAGGTCCGCACAGCCACCCTGGTTATCAACTTGGCCCGAGGCTGGCAGCAGTGGGCAAACGAGAATAGCATCAGGCAGGCCCAAGAGCCCACAGGTTGGCAGCCGGGAGGGACCCAGGACGCACCCCGAGCTCCTAAGCCAGTGAtctaccccgccccccaccagaaAGCTCAGAGCGCCCCGAAGTCTCCCTCCCAAAAGCCAGAGGGAGCCGCTGAAGCCTCTCGTATCAAAAGGAGAGAGGTGACCAAAACAATTGTCAGCAAAGCTTACGAGAGAGGAGGGGATGTCAGCCACCTCAGCCACAGGTACGAGAAGGACGGTGACATGCCTGGAGCCGGGCGGCAAGAGGATGACATTGACAGAATCCTCCAGAGCCATGGCTCCCCGACGCGCAGGAGAAAGTGCGCCAACCTGGTGTCCGAGCTGACCAAAGGCTGGAAAGAGATGGGACGGGATGAGCCCCAGTGGCGGAGTGACAGCATAGACACAGAGGACAGCGGCTACGGAGGGGAGACCGAGGAAAGGCCCGAGCAGGACGGAGAGCAGGTGGTCGCCATCAGAATCAAACGCCCCTTGCCTTCCCAGTAAGTGAATGCCCCCTTCAGCTCCTTACTCTGCCTTGGAATCGTGACCAGCCATGGGGACCGGGAGAGCAGGGAAATGCTACCAAGGTTGGAAGGAGAATCTTAAAGACTGGGCCAGCAGTGAGGTCCTGTGGGGACTAAAGGGGCAGTGCCCAGCTACACATGGGACTTGGGGTCGAGGGCCTGTActattttgtttctgctttctgttttgaaCTGGCTACtcaagtcttagcctcagcaaagATAAAGCCACCAGAGAAGGTTGTCTGCTTtgggtacatttttaaaatacattctatgATGAGTAACAAACTGACTTATTTCTCTGCCGAAACAGTGCTTGTTGGTACAGCGGGCAAACCTTTCCCTGGTCTCAAACCAGTCTGTAGTGTTATCAGCAGACACATCTACCTAGAGAGTGCCTGCCGGGCAGAGGTCTTTGTGACCCAGTAAACAGGTGGGGAGGCTGCTATCTAACTCCAGAGTAGGCTCTGAAGTCAGACCCAAGTTCAAGTTCCAGCTCCGCCCCcactatagttaacaacactgttACATGCTTGAAAGtggctaagagagtagatcttaaatgttctcaacacatgcacacacactgtttatttttctaaacccatttctttgtaaaatgataGCAACAGTAACCTTAGGGGATAAAGTCTGTTGTACTGGCAGAAGTAAACGAGATTAAGGCTGCCAGGCCCTTAGCACAGTACCGGCCACATATACTCCATATGTAAAAGCTGTTATTATTTATATAGATTCTATTATTTGGCAATTTTTCAACATTTCAGAAAAAGTTCGTTCTGTTGGTAAACAAAGACAGACACGCTATTAAAGCCAGGTGATTAAAATACCTCAATCCAAAAACATTTAGATGTCAGATACACATACCTACACACTCAGACATACACACTGAGTCAAACTGATACATTtgttcagacagaaaaaaaaaagacatgctgtCTTTCAAGACACTCCACCTGCACATAGTAGAAAGTCTGGAAATCTCACTCCACAACTGTAGAatatcaaaatatgtgaaaagtCTCTGATGAATGCTGATCAACAGACTCCCTCTTGGAATATTAGATGTGTGagtgtgctttttaaatttaatgaaataaggtAAAGAACCTGATTACCTGGTTTGACAAAAAATTGTCTTACAGATTGTGACTCTaaaggcattttgttttttttgttttaatatatgaaatttattgtcaaattggtttccatacaacacccagtgctcatcccaaaaggtgccctcctcaatacccatcacccaccctcccctccctcccaccccccatcaaccctcagtttgtcctcagtttttaacagtctcttatgctttggctctctcccactctaacctctttttttcttttttccttcccctcccccatgggtttctgttaagtttctcaggatccacataagagtgaaaccatatggtatctgtctttctctgtatgacttgttttacttagcatcacactctccacttccatccacgttgctacaaaaggccatatttcattttttctcattgccacgtagtattccattgtgtacataaaccacaatttctttatccattcatcagttgatggacatttaggctctttccataatttggctattgttgagagtgctgctataaacattggggtacaagtgcccctatgcatcagcactcctgtatcccttgggtaaattcctagcagtgctgttgctgggtcat harbors:
- the ABRA gene encoding actin-binding Rho-activating protein; amino-acid sequence: MALGEKGREEGPAKRALRKVRTATLVINLARGWQQWANENSIRQAQEPTGWQPGGTQDAPRAPKPVIYPAPHQKAQSAPKSPSQKPEGAAEASRIKRREVTKTIVSKAYERGGDVSHLSHRYEKDGDMPGAGRQEDDIDRILQSHGSPTRRRKCANLVSELTKGWKEMGRDEPQWRSDSIDTEDSGYGGETEERPEQDGEQVVAIRIKRPLPSQANRFTEKLSCKAQRKYSQVDNLKGRWQQWADEHIQTQKLNPFSEEFDYELAMSTRLHKGDEGYGRPKEGTKTAERAKRAEEHIYREIMDMCFIIRTMAHHRRDGKIQVTFGDLFDRYVRISDKVVGILMRARKHGLVDFEGEMLWQGRDDHVVITLLQ